One uncultured Carboxylicivirga sp. genomic window, TATTCCATCTAATAGTTTGGTTTTTCGGCAGATTGAGATCATCAGCCAACGAACCGAAGTTTTCTTCATCTGGAGCAATACCATCTGCGGGATGCAAGTTGAGTGTTACCTTCAGGTTTTGATCGTGTAACCAGTCAAGAAAACCTTGCGGATCGGGAAACAGACTTTTATTCCATGTCCATCCGGTCCATCCTCCGCGGCCACCATCATCAGGATGCCCTGCATAGTGCCAGTCCATATCCACCACCATCACATCCAGAGGAATATCGTTCTGATGAATATCGTTTACAATATTTTTGAAGTCACCTTCACTGTAGCGTTCATATTTAGAGTACCAGTAGCCAAAAGAGTAGAGGGGTGGCATTGGCATTTTTCCGGCTATTTTAGTATAATCGGCAAGTGCTTTTTTATAGTCATGACCATATCCCATGAAATACCAGTCAATAAGGTTGTCATCCGATCGTTCAGAAACCCAGTCGAATTGCCCGTTTTTCTTTTCTAGCAAAAGACTTTTGCTGGTATCGCCATTGGGTTTGGCTTCATCGATAAGTACCCATCCTGAGCGTGAAAGCAATCCTTCTTCCATAGCCCCTCTGAGGTTATCGCCATTTGAATGGTCAAGAGTTCTGGAGGTACCTTTTAAATTTAAAGGATCTTTTTTGCCCGGATACCAAATAGTAGCAGAGCCATTCATATCGAATGATATACTCAGGTTGTCGCCACTAGCAGGATTTGTAAGAGGGTAGGAGCCTGTTTTGTATTTTAATTCCAGTTTATCTGTTTTGATAAACAAGTACCCATTTTTTATTTCAGAAGTATATTGTGGAACAGGCAAATTCCGGTTCACCACAACAAAAGAAGCCCTGTCTTCGAATTGTTGGGTGTCGCTCCATTCTATCCTGATAATTTCAGGAGTGAGAATAGAGAATCTCATGTTACCGGAGGTAACGATTGCTTGCTCATTAGCTATCGGGTTTGTTTGTCCTCTAAGTTGAATTGTAAAACTTAGGGCAATCAGTAAAAAAAACAGGTATCTTTCTTTTTTTAATGCCATCATTCACGGATTTAATCTAATTGAAAATAGCTAGGTCATTAAGGTTATTCTCAAAAAGCAAAGAGGGTAGATTTACCCCTTTGCTTTTATTTTTATGCATTTGTAAAGGTCGGGAAGTTGAATATTTGATTCAACCATTACAACCGTTAATGGGCATCATCATACGTAGGACCATTTACGGTTAGAATGCCTTTGTTATCAATTTTTAATTCATCGATAAAAACAATGCGTTGATGCCCAGTATCTTTTGTGCGGGCATGGTATACACAAACTCTTTTGTTATCGGGGAGAGTAAGTACCATATTGTGACCGGTTCCTGTAACGATACCCCCTTTATCTGTGTTCTTTTGCAGTACAGGATTGTTTGTGGCCTTTTCGAACGGACCCAGCGGATGATTCCCGGTAGCATATCCTACGGCATAATCTTTTCCTCCAAAATAGTTAGCAGAATACATTAAATAAAGTCTTCCGTTTTCTTTAAATATAAAGGAACCTTCACTCCATCTTCTATTAATCTCATGATTGGTGACAGACCGGCTTTCCCATTCAAACTGAGGATCTTCTTTTTTTACCGGAGGACGAAGTAATAGTTGAGGTTCTCCAACAACACCTGAATAGTCAGCTTTAATTTCCACGCCATAAATCCAACTTTCTTCAATTTCATTATACCAACCTTTTTCTTTTGCCCACTCCGATAAATCGCTTTCAACCGGGTTTTTATAGCAACATCTGGAATAATACAGATAAATCTTATTTTGCTCATCATCAAAAAAGAGGTTAGCGTCGATTATAGGATATCCGGGGTCGAAAACAGGACGGTTATAGAGGTTTTTAAAGGGGCCAACCGGACTATCTGAGATAGCTACTCCAATGCGGAAGTTTTCACCCTCATTGGTTGGGTTATATTTCCAGTTAGAACTGTACCATAAGTAATATTTGCCATCTTTCTCATAAACTTCAGGAGCCCAAAAACAATCTATACCCCATGTATTGGCATCATTGGTGTCTAATATCACACCTCTATCTTTCCAATTAACCAAGTCAGTTGAAGAATAGGCTTTAAAACCATTTAAGTTTTCTGAAGTGCCATACATATAGTATTTTCCATCAGATCCCAATAATATAAATGGATCACCTAATGGTATTGAAATAGGATTTGTAAGCTGATAACCAGATGACTTTTGATTCTCACAGGAAGCAAAAAGTGTTAGTGCCAGCGTCAATAATAGTATATTTTTCATAAGAATATAATATGAATTATTTAGAGTATTGACCTTTGAACTCAGAGGAGATTGTTTCCTGGAATAGGTCAACTTTAATAACGTAGTGTCCTTGTTTAGCAGGATCTATGGCCCATTTATGATCGCCAGGCAGATTCTGAAACAGATATTTTGATTGGAGTAATGGTTCCTGTTGCGTAGCTGGATGGAATGCCACAGGACCCCAGTTGGTCTGACCTAATAATTTGAATTGGTTACGGTCATCACCGGTAACTGCATTTTGTAAGGTGCCGGAAAAGATAAACAGATTAGGATTATTCAGGTCTTTTTTTAGTCTGATGGCACGCCCGGAATCCCAGCCTGCTTCTGTTGCTCCACCTATAATATACAAATCAGCCTTGGCAGAAAATAGATCACTGCTTAAAGTTTCTGCTTTGGTATTAACCTTGATTTTATAGTATTTATCAGGGATGGTAACTTTCCATCCCTGAGCATTTGTATCATTTGTTAATTTCATTGAATAACTGCCTACTGCATTGACTTCCTGCTCAGCAGGGATGTAGTATTTGGTATTGGGCTGCACTGTTGGCGTATTCATGATTTTAAATTCACCTGTAAGCAATTCACCATGGTAACGAAAGAATCCTGCTGTTAGAGTAGGGTCTTCAGTTAGTATGGCCGTTTGTCCGGGAATCGCAGAACCGGTAATCCATAAACTGGAGCCATCGGTATTGTAACCGATTTCTTCATTTGGTTCTGTTACGCCATAATCGCTTGTATTCTCTTTGTTAAAACTATTGATAATAAATTTCTTCCATTCATTTATTTCTTTAACAGGAGCATTGTCTGTTTCCAGCAAAAGATCAAAAGCTTTTTCAATGTTTTCATCTATCCACTGCAACTCATCCAGTGTTTTGTCTGGTTTTTCAGCAATACGTTGTTGAGCTGCAGCCAGCATGCCGAATACTTCCGGCATTTTATCACCTAATTTATTCTGTAATGAATCATTACATTGAATGAGTCTTTTTATTTGCCCTTGCTTTCCGGCAATCAGTTTTTCGCTGGCAGCTTGCTTACGGTCATATTTTACTTTGATTTTAATTTGTGAACTGCAGCTGATGGAAGGAGTGTGAATGGTAATGGCCAACAGTTTACTGTCGTACGACCAACATCCTTCTTTGGGGTTTTGTGAGTAAGGATATTGTTTGCCATTTACAGTTACTTTTTGTGCAGGAAGTTTCGATAACAGCTTTAACTGATAGTATCTGGCTTCGGGCATACCTGTGAATGCTCCTTCGCGTGGATTGATAACATAACTACCTTGTGATGAATTAGTCTGTTGTGTTATTAAGGTTGTTGTATATTCACCCTGTTGGTACTGTTGATTATCTCCATCGTCCTCGTACAGTGAGAAGGATCCGTTTTCGCCGGGGATAAACTGAATAATTAAGGATTCTGGTCTTTCCTTAAGGTGGTTAATGTCAGGGTACATCGGAATAACAGCGCCTTCTTTATAAAAGAACGGAATCTCATCCTGAGCATAACTTCGAAGGTGTTTTTGATTACCGTTCAGAATAGCTCCTGTTTCACCTTCGATCCATTTTCCTTCAGGAAGCCAAAAATGCTTGGAGGCTGTTCCAATGGTATAATCCGAAGCTTCAACAACGGGCGAAACCATTATTTCATTACCAAACATATACGATGTTTCCTGCTTGTAAGCTTCGTTTTCTTCCGGAGAATCGTAATATAGCGGTCGGCATAGTGAAAGTCCCGTATCATATGCTTCTCTGGAATAAGTGTAAATGTATGGAATCATGGCGTAGCGGAACTTAACCGCCTCTTTCATTAATTCAAAATTTGGATATTTCCAGATTCTCCTCTCAATGTGAGGAGCATTGGTCGCATGAGTTCTGGTGATGGGCGAGAAAATACCAAATTGTATCCAACGTAAGTATAATTCAGGATTGTTTTCTCCGGCCTGGTTGTGTCCTCCAAGGTCATGGCTCCAGTAACCATAAGCCACGTTAGAGGCAGTTGAGTTATAATAAATTTGAAAAGCCAGGGTTGGGAAATTGGCCCATGTATCTCCTGAGAAACCTATCTGGTACCGATGATTACCTAATCCACCCCAACGGTGAAAAATCATGGGTCTGCGATCAGGCCTGTTAACCTTCATGTCGTTATAGAAAACATGGTTTAACCAAAAAGTGTTACCCAGATCCTTAACCCCAGGGGTTAGTAACCACTGTTGCCAGTCGAGCCACCAAAAGTCAACTCCTCTGTTTTCGTGAGGACGAATAATATTTTTAAAAAATGCCTGATAAAAGGTTTCATTTTCGATATCCCATTTAACTGTTTCGTTTTTTGGAAGATTTAGTTCGTCAGCCAGTGGTTCGAAGTTTTCTTCATCAAGAGCAACACCATCAGCCGGATGGAGATTGAGTGTTACCTTCAGGTTTTTATCATGCAACCAGTCAAGAAACTCTTGCGAATCAGGGAACAGGCTTTTATTCCATGTCCATCCGGTCCATCCTCCACGGCCACCATCATCAGGATGACCTGCATAGTGCCAGTCCATATCTACTACCATCACATCCATTGGGATATCGTTTTGATGGATCTCATTTACAATATTCTTGAAGTCACCTTCGCTGTATCGCTCATACTTAGAGTACCAGTAGCCTAACGAATAGAGCGGAGGCATCGGCATTTTTCCGGCTATTTTAGTGTAATCGGCAAGTGCTTTTTTATAGTCATGACCATAGCCCATGAAATACCAGTCAATGGCTGTGTAATCAGTTCGTTCAGAAACCCAGTCGAATTGACCGTTTTTCTTTTCCAGCAAAAGACTTTTGCTGGTATCGCCATTGGGTTTGGCTTCATCGATAAGCACCCATCCGGAACGAGAAAGTAATCCTTCTTCCATTACGCCTCTCATATTATCACCATTTGAATGGTCAAGGGTACGAGAGGTTCCTTTTAGGTTTAAATAATCTTTTTTGCCAGGATACCAGGTAGTAGCAGAGCCATTCATATCGAATGATATACTCAGGTTGTCGGCACTGGCAGGATTTGTAAGAGGGTAGGAGCCTGTTTTGTATTTTAATTCCAGTTTATCTGTTTTGATAAACAAGTACCCGTTTTTTATTTCAGAAGTATATTGAGGAACGGGTAAGTTCCGGTTCACTACAACAAATGAAGCCCTGTCTTCGAATTGTTTGGTGTCGCTCCATTCTAGCCTGATGATTTCCGAAGTGAGTATGGAGAATCGCATGTTTCCGGAAATTATAATTGCCTGCTCATTAGCCATCGGGTTTGTTTGTCCCCTAAGCTGAAAAGTAAAGCTTAAAGCAAACAGTAAAAAAAATAGGAATCTTTCTTTTTTAAATGCCATTATTAACGGTTTTTTTATCAAATGCAGTATGTCTGTTGTATTTAAATAGTTGCAATGAGGAAATGCAGAAAGTGATGTTACTTTCCATAATATCACTTCAGTACAAATATAGATTCGATCATAAATGGCAGTTGTTTCAATCTTGTCAATTTCGTGTAAAATTCTTTCAAAGGTTTGCAAATAGAAGAAAATTGCTTCTTTTT contains:
- a CDS encoding TIM-barrel domain-containing protein, which produces MQKEAIFFYLQTFERILHEIDKIETTAIYDRIYICTEVILWKVTSLSAFPHCNYLNTTDILHLIKKPLIMAFKKERFLFFLLFALSFTFQLRGQTNPMANEQAIIISGNMRFSILTSEIIRLEWSDTKQFEDRASFVVVNRNLPVPQYTSEIKNGYLFIKTDKLELKYKTGSYPLTNPASADNLSISFDMNGSATTWYPGKKDYLNLKGTSRTLDHSNGDNMRGVMEEGLLSRSGWVLIDEAKPNGDTSKSLLLEKKNGQFDWVSERTDYTAIDWYFMGYGHDYKKALADYTKIAGKMPMPPLYSLGYWYSKYERYSEGDFKNIVNEIHQNDIPMDVMVVDMDWHYAGHPDDGGRGGWTGWTWNKSLFPDSQEFLDWLHDKNLKVTLNLHPADGVALDEENFEPLADELNLPKNETVKWDIENETFYQAFFKNIIRPHENRGVDFWWLDWQQWLLTPGVKDLGNTFWLNHVFYNDMKVNRPDRRPMIFHRWGGLGNHRYQIGFSGDTWANFPTLAFQIYYNSTASNVAYGYWSHDLGGHNQAGENNPELYLRWIQFGIFSPITRTHATNAPHIERRIWKYPNFELMKEAVKFRYAMIPYIYTYSREAYDTGLSLCRPLYYDSPEENEAYKQETSYMFGNEIMVSPVVEASDYTIGTASKHFWLPEGKWIEGETGAILNGNQKHLRSYAQDEIPFFYKEGAVIPMYPDINHLKERPESLIIQFIPGENGSFSLYEDDGDNQQYQQGEYTTTLITQQTNSSQGSYVINPREGAFTGMPEARYYQLKLLSKLPAQKVTVNGKQYPYSQNPKEGCWSYDSKLLAITIHTPSISCSSQIKIKVKYDRKQAASEKLIAGKQGQIKRLIQCNDSLQNKLGDKMPEVFGMLAAAQQRIAEKPDKTLDELQWIDENIEKAFDLLLETDNAPVKEINEWKKFIINSFNKENTSDYGVTEPNEEIGYNTDGSSLWITGSAIPGQTAILTEDPTLTAGFFRYHGELLTGEFKIMNTPTVQPNTKYYIPAEQEVNAVGSYSMKLTNDTNAQGWKVTIPDKYYKIKVNTKAETLSSDLFSAKADLYIIGGATEAGWDSGRAIRLKKDLNNPNLFIFSGTLQNAVTGDDRNQFKLLGQTNWGPVAFHPATQQEPLLQSKYLFQNLPGDHKWAIDPAKQGHYVIKVDLFQETISSEFKGQYSK
- a CDS encoding glycoside hydrolase family 43 protein — protein: MKNILLLTLALTLFASCENQKSSGYQLTNPISIPLGDPFILLGSDGKYYMYGTSENLNGFKAYSSTDLVNWKDRGVILDTNDANTWGIDCFWAPEVYEKDGKYYLWYSSNWKYNPTNEGENFRIGVAISDSPVGPFKNLYNRPVFDPGYPIIDANLFFDDEQNKIYLYYSRCCYKNPVESDLSEWAKEKGWYNEIEESWIYGVEIKADYSGVVGEPQLLLRPPVKKEDPQFEWESRSVTNHEINRRWSEGSFIFKENGRLYLMYSANYFGGKDYAVGYATGNHPLGPFEKATNNPVLQKNTDKGGIVTGTGHNMVLTLPDNKRVCVYHARTKDTGHQRIVFIDELKIDNKGILTVNGPTYDDAH